The genomic DNA GCACGGCGACGAAATGCGGTTCAAGCAGATGCTAACCAATATTATTGGCAATGGTATAGACGCTTCTGGCGATGCACCCGTAGGGCAGCGTAAAACCATTGTGACGGTAGAGACATCACAGAAGCGACTGCTAGTGCAGGTAACAGACTTTGGCAAAGGTCTGCCTGCTAGCAAGAAGAATCATTTATTCGAGCCATTTTATTCAACAAAGAAAAGTGGGATGGGATTGGGCCTGTTTATGGCCAAGGAAATTGCCGAGCGGGGCTTTGGTGGGGGCATATCGGCAAACAGTAGTCGGGCGGACGGAACAACATTTACCGTAGACTTACCACTTAAAAAGACGTGAATTCAGCTGCTACGCAAGCGGCCCTTCAGAGGGGGGTAGCTTATGTGGCGTCAATGCAGCAAAAAGACGGTGGCTTTGTAGGGTTTTCGAGCCCCACTATGTCACCGTTCAAAAAGGCCAAGCCTTACCAAACCACTTTTGTGCCGGCCCTTATATTGCAAGCTCTTCAGGCATTGTCGACCCCCGAGAGCCATGCTGTTTCCGAAAAGCTGTCTGGGTTTTTAGCGGCACAGCGAAGTCCCCATTGGTCATTCAACTATTGGGCGGTAGGTGCCCCAGAGCGCTCCAGCTTGCCGTACCCGGATGATTTGGACGACACTTTTTGTGCTCTGGCTGCCCTGCATACTTATGATCCCACTCTTTTGGATGCCACTGCTTTGGCTCATGTGGTAAGGCTATTGATGGGGACCGAAGTTGCAATTGGCGGTCCTTACCGTACCTGGCTGGTGCGGGCCGATAGCCCTGCGGTGTGGCGCGATGTAGATGTGGCGGTGAATGCCAATGTGGCTTACTTTCTAAAGCGCATCGGGAGCCCTTTGCCGCGGCTGGCAGATTTTTTGTACCAAGCGGTTATTACGGGACAGTTATCGTCGCCCTACTATCCGTCACCATATCCGGTGGCCTACTATATTGCCCGTGCCTACAGTGGCTCGGCTTCTAAGCGTTTGGAGCAAATCGTGTTGGAAGGGCAGGTAGACGGGCACTGGGGGACGCCCTTGCAAACTGCCTTGGCGGTGAGTGCGCTCAGGAACCTTAACCCAGACCTTAACCTGCAGCGTGCCCAGGCTTTTTTGCTTTCAACTCAGCGTGCCAATGGCTCGTGGCGCGCCGAAGCTTTTTGTATTGATCCTCACCAAAATAATACAACTCATTACCATGGCGCAGAGGTACTTACAACTGCTCTGGTGCTAGAAGCTCTGGCTATTATGGCGGCTATGCCACCAGCGCCAACCAGGCACCGCCGGAGTTCGTTGAATCCTCGTGCCCAGCGACTCCATAAGGCAGTGTTGCATACAGTCAAGTCCGAGCTGAGTAGACTCAATGGCGATTTGCGTCATCAGTCATTGCACTTTATGAATCGCTTGGTAGAACACGACACAAACCACGAGATTGTACTGTTGCCATACTTTTTCATACAGTCGTTGCCGCGCCAGCCCACGCTCAAACACACGCAGCTGCTTTCACTCTGCGCGGCTAATCTGTATGGATGGGTGGCGTACACCATATACGATGATTTTTTGGATGACGAGGGCCAGCCGGTTCTGTTGTCGACGGCAAATGTTGCTCTGCGTGGTTCGCTCGCTCACTTTCGGCGGGCTATGCCCCAGCCTGCTTTTCAGCAGATTGTAGCCCAGACCTTTGACGCGATAGATGCGGCTAATACGTGGGAGGTGACTCATTGTCGGCTCAAAAAAAGCAACGGCACTATCACGTTAGGATCACTGCCGTCCTACGCGCGTCGCATGCAGCTGGCAGAGAGATCGCTGGGTCACACGCTAACGCCACTGGCCATTTTGATTGCCGGGGGTGAGTCTCCGCAGAGCCGCGCCAGCCGGGGGCTGGAGCGGGCGCTCAGGCAGTATCTGATTGCCCGGCAAATCAGTGACGATCTGCATGATTGGGAGCAAGATTTTCGGGCGGGGCATGTCAGCTTTGTGGTGGCTGCTATTTTACGAGACCTACGTATTCAATCCGGCGATTACGCCGTGGATAAGCTGGTCAACCGTATGCAGAAAAAGTTTTGGAATAAAACGTTACCCGCCTTGTGCGACGTGGTTATGGAACATGTAGCAGCGTCCCGGGCCCAGATACCTCCACTGCTTGTGGCCGACAATATCCTGATCAAACTATTGGCTGGCATAGAAGCTTCTATGCAGCGGACCATGACGGAACAACAGCAAGCCCAAAACTTTTTAGAAGCTTTTGCGGAAGAGCAGAACTAGTCTGCAGATGCTATTTTTCTTGCAATACGCTGAGGATGTTCCCGGCAGGGTCCTTGAACCAGGCAATGTCTGGCCCTTGATTGGCAGCTAGGCCGCGCGCGATGTCTTTTTCGTCTTGCTCGAAGGGAAAATCGTCGTATCGCTCAAAGGTCACACCTTTGGCTTTTAGCTCTTCTACGGCTTTGTCGATGTTATCCACTGGAAAGTTCAGGATGGTGAAACTGGCGGGCGTGTGGTTTTCTTTAGGATATACAAAAATCTTGGTGCCACCGGCTAACTTTAGGGTCAAGCCCATGTCGTCCTCTACGGCATCTACACCTAGTACGTTGCTATAAAAATCTTTGGCAGCCTTCTGGTCGTTGACCGAAAAGCCACTAAATGCGTGTGAATCTTTTAACATGTATACTCCTCCATTTATGCTTCTATTTTAAACGACAAGCGGCGTACTGCCTAGCTGGCCAGTGGTAGCCTCAGGGCAAGCATCTCGTTGGCGTCTATTCGGGGGATAAGATCATATACAAACTTTCTGTCGTTTCCTGTTATGTCCAGGTCATGCAGAGCTCTCTCTAGGGCTCTGTGTTGGCGCGCAAAGATGTCGTCATGCTCTAGGTCGAATCCATGCTGTATAGCTTTTAGAGCAAAGATGGCGGGCCTGGTTTTGCTGGATAGTCTGTGTAGCGTGTTGAAGTTTTCCCAGAGTCCGTATTCGAAGGCTGGCGTGGGCTCGAACTTTCGGCAGGCGGCCTGAAAGACCTCGGGTGTAATTCCTGACTGAGTATAGCGATTGCGTGCATCAAGATAGATATCATATCCAGCTTCGACGGCTGCACGGTAGGCTTTGAGGCCTCGGTCTATGGGTGCTTGAGTGAACTCTTGTTTTTTAGAGAGGGTTCTCAGCACGCTTGCGGACATGTAGGGCGTGCCAGACTTGATGGCGTGTCTAATACCTACAGTAACTAGTTCTTGATCGGTCAAGCCGTGAGCAAATGGCAGTCGGTCGAACTTTAGCCAGAATTTTGTAATGCTTCCAAAGAAAGCAACGATGACATTTCCCGGATGCGCCCGGAAATAGTTACGATATTTCTTGTTCATCTTGTCACGAGTGAGTGGACCATTATTTTCTCTGATAACATGCGCCCCAAAGCGATATACATCATTATGGGTATACTGGTTGCGAAGAACGCGTGTCTCTAGGCCAAAAAGTCTTTGCACCTCTCCCCGGGCACTCCCCAGAACGTCAAGTGTTATGGTCCTGGATGGAAGGAGGCTGCGATCGGCTCCCCATTGTATGACTTGATTAAGTTTCTTGGGAGTCTCGGGTGCTATGTCTAAGGGTGGTTGCAGTGCATGCTGTGCCATCCACCTGAAGCGGTCCAGCAGTTCAGATTGCTCCGGTCGAAAGTCCTCTGGGTAATATCCCAGCTGTCGCCGCACGGCTGCAACGCCCCCATACTGCTGAAGGCGGTAGTAGCTTGGGCCGTACCCCGCCTTGTACATTTCCCTAAAGTCACGGGCGGTGGGGGCAAGGTCTATGCGTCCTGTCTCTGATGCCGACCATAAAGCAAGCGTAACCATAAATGCACCGTAGTCACCCAGATCTTCGAGTGTATGGTTGGCGTGATTGAAGTTCGTGGTCAGGTATTTATCGGTGTCTTCAGTCTCTAATAGGGGAAAAAGGCCGGGCGGTAAAACCTCGGGAACCGCAAGTACGGAGTTGTTTTCACCCTCTTTCATTACTGCCTCCGTCTTTATGATATACCAGTTTCATTGTCTTATATATGGTTTATGCTGGTATGACGTCACTGGGTGTTCTATGATTGCTCTATGACCAAGCAGTCGCAGAAGATGCCGCCCAAAGTAGCCCGTTTGTTCGCTATGCTTACGGCTGCGTATCCGGGGCTTACGTGGCAATCGTATCGGTATATTGACGAAGGGTGGGATCATGAGGTTTTGATCTTGGACGAACAGCTGGTATTTCGATTTCCAGACGACGAGGAATACACCAATAAGCTCAAGTCTGAGATTAGCATTCTTGGGTATCTGAAAGACCGGGTGCCCGTCAGGGTGCCTGACTATACTTATGTGCCGGTCAATAAAAATTTTGCAGGCTACGCACTGGTGCCCGGAGAGCAGTTGCTGGCACCCTACTTACAAACACTGCCCCGGGGGGATTACAAGGAAATTGTAAAACAACTGGCCGGCTTTTTGTCGGCTATCCATACTCAGGACCTGGCTCAGTCTATTTTTAGGGAAGTGAGTAGTTCGTACCTAGAAGAAGACCAAAAAGCCCTGAAGCAACAGGCAGCTACCAATCTAAAACAAGCACTGTCGGCCAAAGACTTTGCGTTGGTAGAAGAAATCATTGTCGAAGTTGACGAATTGGTTGTCCAAAAATTGCCGCAGGTGTTTATACACAACGATGTATATAGTCGCCATTTGCTGTGGGACGCCAAGAACCGCAAGCTGGGTGTTATTGGCTTTAACGACATGTGTATCGGCGACCCGGCGGTAGATTTTGCCGAACTCTACGAATATGGCGCAGCGTTTGTTAAAGCTGTGTTTGATCAATATACTGGCCCCCAGGACGACACCTTCTTAGAGCGTGCCTGGATCTACCAGAAGTGGGTTGGTGTGTACATGATGGCTGACCACTTCGAGACACCCAAAATAACCTTCGAAGAAGCTCGAGAGACCTTTGATAGGATTAAGATTACTCCTCGTTAGAAGAATCTTCGACAGCAACTGAAGCTTTCTTGCGGTTCAGTAGCACCCAGGCTATGACTGCGGCAACCACGGCTACAACAACAATGCCTCCCACCAGTGGCAAGTTACTGGAACTAGCTGTTGGTGTGGCTTCTGGCTGAGTTGTGCTGGCTTGTACGTGACCTTCGTCTTGATGGCTGTCGCCAGTGGCTGACGAGCCTGCCTCTTCGTGACTCTGGCCATTATGTGCTAGTAGGGTGCTCATTGTATGTCTCCTTTAAGTTTGGGCTTTAAGCTAGTGTAGCAGTTTTAGGTGCTTGCTACTCAGTTTGATATGATAGCATTCCTTAGCCAAGCGACAAGATAATGACGCCGGCGATAGTGACAATTGCACCACAGATGGGAACCAGCTTGAAGTCCTCTTTGAGATGTTTGAGAGCTAACAGAATGGTCAGTACGGGATAGCAGGCTGACACTGCGGCAACCACGGGCGCCAGGTTAGCATCTTGTTCGATACCAACGTTTATGATGACCATACCAAACATCTGCAAAACCCCAGCGCCAATAATGTATGGGTTTTTCAGGCTGTGCAGGCTGGCGCGGGTAAGTATTTTCTCGCTGCCTTTTACAATTGGTGCAAGCACCGCGCAGGTGACAAAGATACAGCTAATCTGTACCAGCGAAGCGGTCTGCCAGCTTATGTCATGCAGGGCTTGCGACATAAGCACATAGGCCAGTCCCCAGGCGCTGGCAGTCAGCAGGGCTAGGGCGGGTCCGCGGCCCAGGCGCCTGTCGCTATTCTTTATGTTGAACAGTTCACTTGCTGCCAATACGCCTAGTGTTACAACCGCTACGCCAATGATTTGTCGCGGCGAAAGACTGCCATGGAAAAACATCAGCAGCAATATGGTTGTAATGAGAGGATAGGCGCTACTGAGCGGACTGACCAGGCTGACAGGCCCAACCTTGAGTGCCTGGAAAAAGCTGATGAGGCCTATGCCCTGAGCGATACCACCACCTACGGCGTACCACATGTCTGAGCGCATGAGATTTTGGTTGTGCCCGGACAAGAAATAAAAGAGGGCAAAGGCCAAAAGACCAATGCCATTGACGACGATAACGGACGTGGCGGGCCCAACGGCTCGTGTAGCTTTGGCAGCCCAGAAATCACAAATGCCCCACGCCACTGCTGCCGCAAAACCACACAAAATAGCTAGAATAGCGACATCAGACATAGGTAATCATTTCGTCTTTAGTATAGCCTTCAAGTGTCTTGCGGTCGAGCTTGCCAGTGGCCGCAACGGGTAGGTCGACCAGGCGCACAAAGTGCCGCGGAACCATGTGGCGATGCAAACGGTCGGATGCGAATGTTTGCAGGTGCTCGGGTCCAAAGTCGTGGCCAGACCGAAGGGTTACAAATGCCACTAGGTGATCATCTTTTCCGTCAGCAGTGTGGCGCAACACTACCACAGCTTCGTCAACAGCTGGGTGTTCTGCCAGTATGGCTTCTATCTCGCCTAGTTCAATCCTGAGGCCGTTCAGCTTGACCTGCAGATCTTTGCGGCCCAGGCAGACGACGGTGCCGTCTGGCCACATACGGGCTTGGTCGCCCGTCTTGTACATACGGGCGTCGGGTTCATCAGAAAAGGGGTTTGGCAAAAAACGGTCGCGGGTGGTGTCGTCTAGTTTGTGGTAGCCGCGGGCCAGGCCGTGACCGCCAATGTACAGTTCGCCAATCTCTCCTGGCTGAACCGGCTGGCCGTCATCATCCAGGGCGTA from Verrucomicrobiia bacterium includes the following:
- a CDS encoding VOC family protein; its protein translation is MLKDSHAFSGFSVNDQKAAKDFYSNVLGVDAVEDDMGLTLKLAGGTKIFVYPKENHTPASFTILNFPVDNIDKAVEELKAKGVTFERYDDFPFEQDEKDIARGLAANQGPDIAWFKDPAGNILSVLQEK
- a CDS encoding aminoglycoside phosphotransferase family protein — encoded protein: MTKQSQKMPPKVARLFAMLTAAYPGLTWQSYRYIDEGWDHEVLILDEQLVFRFPDDEEYTNKLKSEISILGYLKDRVPVRVPDYTYVPVNKNFAGYALVPGEQLLAPYLQTLPRGDYKEIVKQLAGFLSAIHTQDLAQSIFREVSSSYLEEDQKALKQQAATNLKQALSAKDFALVEEIIVEVDELVVQKLPQVFIHNDVYSRHLLWDAKNRKLGVIGFNDMCIGDPAVDFAELYEYGAAFVKAVFDQYTGPQDDTFLERAWIYQKWVGVYMMADHFETPKITFEEARETFDRIKITPR
- a CDS encoding EamA family transporter, which produces MSDVAILAILCGFAAAVAWGICDFWAAKATRAVGPATSVIVVNGIGLLAFALFYFLSGHNQNLMRSDMWYAVGGGIAQGIGLISFFQALKVGPVSLVSPLSSAYPLITTILLLMFFHGSLSPRQIIGVAVVTLGVLAASELFNIKNSDRRLGRGPALALLTASAWGLAYVLMSQALHDISWQTASLVQISCIFVTCAVLAPIVKGSEKILTRASLHSLKNPYIIGAGVLQMFGMVIINVGIEQDANLAPVVAAVSACYPVLTILLALKHLKEDFKLVPICGAIVTIAGVIILSLG